A genomic region of Thermodesulfobacteriota bacterium contains the following coding sequences:
- a CDS encoding type II toxin-antitoxin system prevent-host-death family antitoxin → MGIITAKELKQRTGEVIRKVKSGERLTVTYRGRPVAVIAPPEMEGRKALGELRPFKDAWRDIEESLERTKPRFKGWREAIEWVRGRI, encoded by the coding sequence ATGGGTATAATAACTGCCAAGGAGTTGAAGCAAAGGACTGGCGAGGTTATTAGGAAGGTCAAATCAGGTGAACGATTGACTGTTACATACAGGGGAAGGCCTGTGGCTGTAATTGCTCCACCAGAAATGGAAGGGAGGAAAGCCTTAGGAGAGTTGAGGCCTTTTAAGGATGCATGGAGAGATATTGAGGAAAGTCTGGAGAGAACAAAACCTAGGTTTAAAGGATGGCGGGAGGCCATTGAGTGGGTACGAGGCAGGATCTAA
- a CDS encoding CGGC domain-containing protein has product MTKVAIIGCKRIQDQLCVACEKCLKAISKKEGEFSRYADGIELVALGNCGDCPGLIIPKIKLMKEIGDTLERDFNVIHLGTCIVKAVKTAQCPIDFERLTTLVKDNFGKDVVVGTHPY; this is encoded by the coding sequence ATGACAAAAGTCGCCATTATTGGATGTAAGCGGATTCAAGATCAATTATGTGTAGCGTGCGAGAAATGCCTCAAAGCTATCAGCAAGAAGGAAGGGGAGTTTTCCAGGTATGCGGATGGTATCGAGCTGGTAGCCCTTGGAAACTGTGGGGATTGTCCAGGGCTTATTATTCCAAAAATAAAATTGATGAAGGAAATCGGCGATACCTTAGAGCGAGATTTTAATGTTATCCATCTGGGGACATGTATAGTGAAGGCAGTTAAGACAGCTCAATGTCCTATTGATTTTGAGCGGCTTACCACGCTTGTGAAGGATAACTTCGGAAAAGACGTTGTAGTGGGGACCCATCCCTATTAA